tcctcaattcctacttttcctcagtcttttcttgcgagggaagtggtgctcaacatggcatagacagaacacgtgatgagggaagggatttgcatcctaggattggcattggggtagtgcacaaacacctagtttctttaaatgaaacaaagtcctctgggccagatgaattgcatccaagggtactcaaagaacttgcagatgtaatttctgagcctctgtccattatttttggaaagtcttggagaacaggtgaggtgccagaagattggaggcgggcaaatgttgtccccatcttcaagaaggggggaaaggaggatccaggtaactaccgacccatcaccttgacgtctataccgggaaacgttttcgaacaaatcatcatacagtcagtccttgagcatttagaaaggatggatctgatcactaagagccagcacgggtttctcaagaacaagtcatgtcagactaatcttatcttttttgagaaagttactaccttgctggatcaggggaatgatgtagacatagtttatcttgatttcagtaaggcttttgataaggttccacatggtattctagttgacaaattgggaaaatgtggtttagatcctattaggtggatctgtaattggttgacagattgcacccaaacagtgcttgttaatggttcctcatccacgtggagagaagtgactagtggagttcttcagggatctgtcctgggccctgtgtggttcaacatctttataaatgatttggatgaaggaatagaggggatgcttattaaatttgcagattatactaaattgggaagggtagcaaatacagtagaagacagagccaaaatacaagatgatcttgacaggctggagaattgggctaaaactaataaaatgcacttcaacatagataaatgtaaagttctacatttaggtaggaaaaatcaaatgcataattataggatgggggagacttgtctgagcagtagtgtgtgcgaaaaggatctcagggtcttagtagaccaaacactgaacatgagtcagcagtgtgatgtggtagctaaaaaggcaaatgcgatcttgggctgtatcaacagaagtatagtgtccagatcacacgaagtgctggtatcgctttactctgctctggttagacctcacctagagtactgtgttcagttttgggcacaacaatttaagaaagatgtagacaagctggaatgtatccagaggagggcaacaaagatggtgaggggtctggagaccaaatcatatgagaaaaggttgaaggagctgggtatgtttagcctgaagaggagaagactgagaggggacatgataaccatcttcaagtacttgaaaggctgtcacataaaggagggtgccgagttgttttctgttgctcaagaaggtcggaccagaaccaacgggttgaaattaaatcagaagagtttccgtctagacattaagaagaattttctaacagagcagttcctcagtggaacaggcttcctcaggaggtggtaagctctccttccctggaggtttttaaggttagatggccatctgtcagcaatgctgattctataaccttaaggagatgatgagagggaacgcatcttggtcatcttctgggcatgtagtgggggtcactgggtgtgtgtgggggaggtggttgtggatttcctgcattgcgcagggggttggactagatgaccctggtggtcccttccaactctatgattctatgattctaagggtctgattcagtataaggcagcttcaggtgttcatgtgtacattatTATACAATTATACTGTTAAAACCCATACAGTATAAAACCAAAATAATGAAACTCACCAGTGCCTTTCATATATGTTCTCCTAGCAGTAGAAAAAGAAGActgccctccctggcagtctttaagcagaggctggacaaacattcccctcagcctttctttcagaataaggcagcttcatgtgttcatatgtatctGACTGTTCTCAAACAAATCCATCTATGGGCATTGCCATTCTCAAAATGCTTTCTTCCTTCTGAGAAATCACCGTGTATTTTCAGTCTGTCGAAAATGAGGAAGTCCATTCTTCCAGTTGCATAGTTCCTAAAAGATAAAGACCATAAATGCACCCTCTTTCATTTTCATATTTCGATCATTTTGCCAACTCTCCCTAATCTGTGGAGACCGCAGGAGGAGAAAGAACAGATATATATTTTCCCCTGGGCctgttttgaagaagagttggtttttatatgccgactttctctaccatttaagggagactcaaaccggcttacagtcaccttccccacaacagacaccctgtgaggtaggtgaggctgagagagctgtgactagcccaaggtcacccagctggcttcatgtggaggagtggggaaacaaatccagttcaccagattagcctccgccgctcatgtggaggagtaggggaatcaaacccggttctccagatcagactccactgctccaaaccaccgctcttaaccactacaccacactggctctctcttttttttgcttctctctttTCATTTAACTATATTCCCAGAGGAGTCGTGCCAATGCTGTAAGTCAGGATCCTGCCATTGCCAAATGTACAGCATGCACTGCCAATCAAAGCTGGCCCCACCTACCATGtggttcttctttttttgctgctggGTCTAGGGCCAGCCCTAACTAATAGGAAGACCAAGAAGGGGGTGGATGTTCAGCAATACTAACGGAAAGACCCACAGGGTCACCTGGACGTCACTCCCAGGTTGCTTGCAAATGCCGAAAAAGCACCTATCAACTCTGTGCTCCTGTTTGAATGACCCCCCATGACCTCACCCAATCCAGACCATGTATAATCTTGCATACACACTTGCACATCCAGGATGAGATCTCTGTGCCAGTGCAAAATAGCCCCGGTCCCCAGAAAGGATCTTAAATCCACCTGCAACACAAACAGACAGACTGTAAGTTCACTTTCTCCAGTGCCTTAGCCTCGATCCGTACTGGCCACCTGCACAATTGCTTTTTTTAATGCCAAGCAACacttgacagccagcatggcatagtggttaagagtggcggactcaaatccggagaaccgagttcgattccccactcctccgcatgaagcctgctgggtgaccttgggcccttctcagcctcacctccctcgcAAGATgtctttttggggtgggtggggggtgggattgtaagatgctttgagattccttaaaggcaaAGGGAAGCGGGGTATataaaccacctcttcttcttcttgattccaGGCAAGGATCTTCCATGTCATGGACAGCTTGGCCCAGACATGAGCCATAttgtttttcacacacacatagcaaATATTTTTCATGTGTCTGAATGCCATAATACAAATGGGACTCCCCGCTCCCCGCCCTGGGAAGCTGCAAAAGAGAACTTTCCGTTTATAGAGAAACTCACACTTCTGTATAAATGGCTGATGAATAAATTCCCGAAGGGGTGGGGACACCTCTGGGTTCATATATAAGCATGGTCAGTAAACAGAGCTGGACTTCGTGCCGCTGAGAATTTCTTTTCCAGACCTAGAAGAGGTAGGTGGAGAGAGACCAAGGTCTCTGGGTCGGTTTGCTCTTTGCCACTGCTACTCCAGACTTACCTCCTTATTGTAGCTGTCCTTGGGAATTAACGTGTCATCCACATGACATAGAcctgctttttattatttttatgaatTAGTAAAATCCCGTCATTaggacaaagtgtgtgtgtgtgtgggtggtgggATGTACCTGTGCAGCGATCCTGGATTCCCTGATTCCATGGACTGGAGCATCCCGGGCTGAAGTCTTAAGAGCGATTAAGAgaggtggttgggagtggtgatctggagaaccaggttcgattccccactccgccacatgagtggcagaggctaatctggtgaaccaagttggtttccccactcctacacatgaagtcagctgggtgaccatgggctagtcacagctgtcttagaattctctcagcctcacctacctcacagggtatctgttgtggggaggggaagggaaggtgattgtaagccggtttgattctcccttaagtggcagagaaagtcggcatataaaaatgaactcttcttcttctttccagctcCAGCTGCCTACTAttaccttccagcatggtgtagtggttaagggcggtggactctaatctggagaaccaggtttgattccccgttcctccacgtgtgctgtggactctaatctgggggaccgggttggtttccctgctcctccacatgaagccagctgggtgaccttgaaccagtcacagtcctctcagaactctgtcagccccacctacctcacaaggtgtctgttgtggggagaggaagggaaggagattgtaagctggtttgattctacttaaaaggtagagaaagacggcatataaaaagcaactcttcttcatcttcttccccaGAAGCTCTGGTTTTCCAATGGAGAGGGGGCCAAGTACTTTCTCTGTATAAAGGCAGGTCAAGATGTTTGCATTTCTTCTTCAGGGCCACCCATGGAGAAGAAGACTCTGTCCGCATTGGTGACGCTGCTCCTTATTTTTGGTAAAAGCCACAATATCGTATGAAGATCGTTCAAAGAGAAAACGAGAAGAGACAGCTTTTCCTTTACTTCAGCTCAGTCTTTGTGTGAGATGGATCATTTGAGTAGCTAAtcaacttggggtgggggagttaatTTTTCCCAGATAGGAAAAAAATACGTTAAAGACAATTGTGTGGAGGGAGGACAGCATTTGCAGAAGAAAATCAGCAAGATAAGGGAAGCGCAAAATAATTCTATCCTGTAGTTCTCCCAAATGGGCACCCAAagtatagtgttgccagctccacgttgggaaatacctggagatttttggggcggagcctgaggagggcggggtttggggagggacttcaatgccatagagtccaattgccaaagcggccattttctccagggggaactgatctctatcagctggagatcagttgtagtagcaggagacctccagctagtacctggaggttacaacaaagaagaaagaaacacctctgtacaaatacctggtaggtttggaaatcagtacagacaCTGGCATTCTACTTTTGGAGTGGAATTCTTCCCGGTGATACCTATATGTGGACCATGGTGAAGACTAGAATTCAAAGATTCACATGTGATCCACGAGGACATTCTATTCTTTGTGAAACTTATATGATCTTTCATAGTATATGTTTGGATTTGGATAGGATGTTGTTTGTATCTACACTTTGGATGTATGTTTGATTAGCTCTTAATATAATTTGCATTTTGTTaatgccagtacctggaggttggcatccctaccaaagcagcttacaacattgctctcctctcttccattttatcctcaataaCAACCCAGCAAGTAAGAGTTAGGCTGCATGTGAACAGCCCACTGTCGCCAAGCAAGCTTCTGTgctagagtggagatttgaaactgggtctcgcagatcatagtccaacaatctaacttcaatgccatactggCTCTAAAGAGGGTGCTTTCATCCACCCTGACCCTCAACATTACTCCAGAGTGAGATCCCTTTGTTCTCATCATGATGGTTCCCATGGGGAGGGTCTGTAGTTCAtgggtagagcatatgcttgacaAGCAGAAGGCCTTAGGTttaatccccatcatctccagtttaaagtatctggcagtaggtggtatgaaaggtctctgcctgagaaactggagagctgctgccagtaacatgaacacatgaagctgccttatactgaatcagacccctggtccatcaaagtcagtattgtctactcagactggcagcggctctccagggtctcaggcaggggtctttcacatcacctacttgcctggtccctttaacttgagatgccaggggttgaacctgggaccttctgcacaccaagcagatgctctaccattgagctatggcccttcctcaGTCAGATGAGAtgatacagactttgatggaccaaggttctgactcAATATTAGGCcacttcatgagttcatgtgttcactttcacaCCATCCCACTCCTCCGGATTCTATCCTGCAAATTCCCCGTCCTGCTCCTGCATTAGCATTTTGGGACAAACAGAGGTATGGCGAGTGGCTTGTGATGTGTAGACCTGATGAGGCGTGTCACCTCCACGATGTTTGAGATTCACTTTCCAGCTGTTTTCCAGGTGCGGTCGTAACAGATGGCAGTCTCCTCAATCTTAATAAGATGATCAAACAAGTCACTGGGAGGAACGCCATTATAAATTATGGTGCCTATGGATGTCACTGCGGATGGGGAAGCAAAGGAAAACCCCTGGATGACACTGATTGGTAAGATGACAAATGGTCCACATGAGCCAtccattcccaaaaaagccatgctggtctCAGGTAGCCAGAAGTGTCAATGACTTCAGTGGTCTTAAAAGGGTGTCACTATGTTTAGGGCTGCACCGTGAGTCTATTTAAGGGCCAGGCTGCCTGTCTTTGGAGATTCCATAACTGCAAAATGGTACAAAATTCTAGCTCTTGAGAATCTCAATAGGGCAAGACCATGGCTAGAATCTGATGGAATCTCAAACTCTCCTCCCCGTTTAGTGAGATTCAGGGCTCACACATatttcctcgggagatggtgagctctccttccttgggggGTTTTAAGCggaagctagatggccatttgccaGCAGGTCTGATTttatgacattaggcagatcgtgagagggagggtaggaaagtttgcatcagtgtttggctctagtGGCTCTTTCTTGTATGCCCAAGGTAGTGTTGATCACCACTCTGaggacaggaagcaatttttctccaggacagattggccagggattctggagggatttttggccatcttctgggtatggagtaggggtcattgagggtgtgtgggggagaggtagttgtgaatttcctgcattgtgcagggggttggactagatgaccctggtggtaccttccaactctatgattctatatagttTGTAAGTCAGTCCTTAATCCTGTCGTATTTCACCATCACCAACAGGTTACAAAaacatggccagatcagctgaatcagcAAAAAATgcgcaaagcaccagaggttacaaggtgtttatctttgcacatttttttctctgtctcctatcagaggtttctccctccctctttttctcagaTCAGCTGAGAGTCAAAGCAGCGTTAGAGGTGGTGAACCAAATGCAGCCTACAGAAGGCGCCCCTGGCCactatgccaacctgctttttaaACAGCCAGGATGGTTCATGAGCGCTCCCAGCCTCTTAACCTGTTCTGCAAATGCCGGAGGGAGCTGGATCGGCCAATTGCTCACGCCGCTTCACGCCGCGTTGCTTTCCCTGTCTCTCAGGTGCTGCCATGAACACGACTGCTGCTATCATCGAACGGAGAGGCAGGGGTGCTGCCGCCCCATAATTACAAGATATTCCTACACCCACCAGTTCGGGGACGTGAGCTGTGGTGAGTTGACTGTGGTCATTTCAATGATGCAAAAAGGTGGCACGGCATTTAGGTTCCCGCACCAGATTTAAGTCCTTTTTTTCTTGACGCAGTTGAGAGAAACAGCGCTATTGTGACACCGCTTTCCAGATTTGCAGAGTAGCCAGCATTTTTATTGGTCTGGGCAATAAAAACTATCGAAGACAcgcgagcacacacacacaaagagcaatTGGTGCAAGTGaaaagtatttaataattaaatcgCCCCTATGTGTTTCACATACAATGATGATggtttcattgcttgcttgggacgtttgagttaagaaagatccccTTGAGGAAGTGTATGCGAAACACGTAggggcatggtgtagtggttaagagcggtggtttggagcggtggagtctgatctggagaactgggtttgattccccactccacatgagcggcggaggctaatctggtgaactggatttgtttgcccactcctccacatgaagccagctgggtgaccgtgggctagtcacagctctgttagagctctctcagccccacctacctcactgggtgtctgttgtggggaggggaagggaaggtgattgtaagctggtttgattcttccttaagaggtagagaaagtcggcatataaaaaccaactcttctttttctaaatgcttttcccttgcaccaattagaacataagaaaggccatattAGAgtaggccaaggcccatcaagttcagcaatctgttcacacaggtgcctctagaaagcccacaagcaagacaactgcagcagcattattatcctgcctagcacctaatctaataggcatgctcctctgagactggagagaacaggtatgcatcatgactagtatccatttttactagtaaccaatGAATTGCTGGTTTTGGTCTTCATTTGGTTTGGTGCAGCCCTCTTTTCTTTCATTTGATTACTGGTTGTCCAATAAAACTATGAACTAGTCAGTTTTGGGGGGCTCAAAACTCTGTTTGACTGTGCTACTCTGCTCAGGGCTACTGGCATCTGGTtagtaagaaagaaagaagctaCAAAGTCAAGACTTCtacaaaaggtaaagaaaagaacCACACATAAATATAATATGGATATATTCAAGTGACCAATACAAACATCCAAAAGTGTGTCTCAAATATCTTAACATATGTCCCATCAACCCTTCAAAAATGTAACCATTGGCGAAATAATAGCCATGCCATATGTAGtgcccctggtagggttgccaggtccctcttcgtcattggtgggagatttgggggggaggagcctgaggagggcggggtttggggaggggagggacttcaatctcatagagtccaatggccaaagcagccattttctccaggtgaactgatctctattggctggagatcagttgtaatagcaggcatctctagctagtacctagaggttggcaaccctagcccctggcAGTGAAATGGGTGTTGAGGGCTTAAGAGATGGTTAGTCCCAAAGTCTTGCACATCTAGGATTCCAGTGTCTTCTCCTCAGCTGCAAGCcaagtttttcttttttgttttctcaGGCCGTGGAACATCATGTCAACAGCAGATCTGTGAATGCGACAGAGAGTTCGCGCTGTGCTTGGAAAGAAACTCCTGGAGCTATAGGAGACGCTATCGCTTCTATTGGAATTTGCTCTGCAAAGGTCCAAACCCTAGCTGCTAGCCGGTCCTGTCTGTGGAAACCCCCCTCCAAAATGGGGACCCTTGGGAGGGGGCAGCATACGAGGGCAAAACCATCCACTTCCTTTTAAATGGCAATCCTCAAAATAAATGAGttatcttaaaaaacaaaaggagTTTGCTTCTTAAAGCCAACTGAGCCGGTTTGAATTGTCCTGAATCGCCCACCCGTCAGGACAACCCTAGTCCTGAATCTCCCCccgcccttcagcttcagtgaatGAGCCCAGGTTCTATTGattattggagagggagaaacgTTTCTCTACATGATTGGTTTTTGGGAGAACACCTAGTTGGAATGAGTCCAGAGAAAGGACAGGATGAGTTTGTGACTCAAAACTACAGGCTTCAGGGGAGTACGTTGTATAGAGggctaaaatgattttttttgggggggggaatacatttTTGAAAAACTTGGCACcctacagaaaagagcaaccaaaatgattaggggactagagcaactgtcctatggggagcagttaagacgtttagcttggaaaaaaggcggctaaggggagacatgatagaggtctataaaattatgcatggtttggagagagtggcagccatcaccacatcctggggcaggcagctgcactcatcttgtttgtggcttcctaaaggcacctggttggccactgtgtgaacagactgctggacttgatggactttggtctgatccagcagggcctttcttatgttcttatgagtggacagggagaggtttttctccctctcccataatactagaacgcgaggtcatctgttgaagctggagggtgacagattcaaaacagattaaaggaagtattttttcacacaacgcatagttaaattgtggaactccctgccctaggatgtggtgatggctgccaaatttaagaggacatattcatggaagagaggggtattcatggctactagtaaaaatggatactagtcatgctgcatacctattctctccaggatcagagaagcgtgccaaatatattaagtgctgtggaacacgggcaggatggtgctgctgctgtcttgtttgtggcttcctagaggcccctggttggccactgtgtgaacagactgcaggattggatgggccttggtctgatccagcagggccttgcttatgttcttatgtacaaatCATGTCCCTGATCATCGCTGGGAAGGGAACTTAAGAAGGTTGAAAAAGTTTGCACGTGCCCCTATTAAGGCAGTCACATTCCCCAGGAATCAGCCCCTCCAGAAGAACAGCTTACTCTGACTTCGCTCCCTCTGGGTAGCTGCAGAGGTGCTTTGTAACAATTCTGTTGACAGCCCAGTTGCCTGTCGAATCAACACCATTTTTAATCTTAAATTTGTCATCTTTTTtcctgtgtatttatttattatttgcttcatttacaccccacctttctccccagcggggacccataGCAGCTTAGATGGTTCTCTccccttccattttaccctcacaacaacaaccgtGTGGGATCAatcacgacgggtagccgtgttagtctgtctatagcagtagaaaagaacaagagcccagtagcaccttaaagactaacaaaatttctggcagggtacaagctttcgtgagccacagctcactcctttAGGTTCGAGGTttgatcccctgcatctccagttagagggatcagcaagtaggtgatgtgaaggacctctgcctgagaccctagagagccttagagaggggctgtggctcagaggcagagcctctgcttggcatgcaagagaccccaggttcaatccccagcatctccagttaaagggaccaggcaagtaggggatgtgaaagacctctgcctgagaccctggagagccgctaccagtctgagtagacagtactgacttcgatcatggaccaagggtctgattcagtagaaggcagcttcatgtgttcatgtattcatgtgttcatgtgaatcggatcattggtctaccaaggtcagtatagtctactctgactggcagcagctctccagagtctcaggcagaggtcttttacatcacctaccgcctggctcttttaactggagatgccggggattgaacctgggaccttctgcatgtcatgcAGGCTCTTCCActtagccatggcccctctctgcTGTGAAGAAAGAGGCTGGGATAAGtgccctccctagggttgccaatctcctgctattacaattgctctccagacaaccaagatcagatcccctggagaaaaggggtgcgttggagggtggactctatggcagtatactctGCTGAGTGCTAATTTACCATTCCATGTTGGCTGTGAAATAACCCAGTCAAAATATCATAGGATCGCAAATCCAGATTGCAAATATTCAGA
This portion of the Euleptes europaea isolate rEulEur1 chromosome 19, rEulEur1.hap1, whole genome shotgun sequence genome encodes:
- the LOC130491200 gene encoding basic phospholipase A2 Ceg-N6-like — encoded protein: MEKKTLSALVTLLLIFGAVVTDGSLLNLNKMIKQVTGRNAIINYGAYGCHCGWGSKGKPLDDTDWCCHEHDCCYHRTERQGCCRPIITRYSYTHQFGDVSCGRGTSCQQQICECDREFALCLERNSWSYRRRYRFYWNLLCKGPNPSC